A single region of the Hoeflea prorocentri genome encodes:
- a CDS encoding sugar-binding transcriptional regulator, with product MAKNAISKQTDAGRKRPEGALIDAIQEQRIRAAWLYYIEGLNQQEVATVLGITRLQVTRLLADARKRGEINIQINSDLEPIVAVQRTIETRFNIGRVIVAPRSDPATDPIKPIAVAAGRFISDYVHSGMTIGVGWGRTLYSTLPHIEGRALEDIRVVSLLGGIAEAKRFNPAEFAWQFAERFNGEGYLVPAPAIVDSVETKHALLEHCGISQIFEYANSLDVAFVSAGGIASLNTSYRVGHVSEADRRSLIDAGVVGDILYNFINIDGEIVDHPVNDRAIAIDISKLKRAKDVVLISGGAEKIEALIGTLKLIKPSYFITDEITAATLADYETAAG from the coding sequence ATGGCCAAGAACGCGATATCCAAGCAAACAGATGCAGGCAGGAAACGCCCCGAAGGTGCCCTGATCGACGCGATTCAGGAACAGAGGATCCGCGCCGCCTGGCTGTATTACATCGAAGGTCTCAACCAGCAGGAGGTGGCGACGGTCCTCGGGATCACACGCCTTCAGGTCACACGTTTGCTCGCAGATGCGCGCAAGCGGGGCGAGATCAATATCCAGATCAATTCCGATCTTGAACCGATTGTCGCGGTCCAGCGGACAATCGAGACCCGTTTCAATATCGGCCGCGTCATCGTTGCGCCGCGCTCGGACCCGGCAACAGATCCGATCAAGCCGATTGCCGTCGCGGCCGGCCGGTTCATATCCGATTACGTCCATTCGGGCATGACCATCGGCGTCGGATGGGGACGCACACTCTATTCGACACTGCCTCATATCGAGGGGCGCGCACTTGAGGATATCCGTGTCGTTTCACTGCTGGGCGGCATCGCGGAGGCGAAGCGCTTCAATCCGGCAGAATTTGCATGGCAGTTTGCCGAACGCTTCAACGGCGAAGGTTATCTCGTACCGGCACCGGCCATCGTCGACAGCGTGGAAACCAAACACGCGCTTCTGGAACACTGCGGCATCAGCCAGATCTTCGAATACGCCAATTCGCTCGATGTCGCCTTTGTCAGCGCCGGCGGCATTGCGAGCCTCAACACATCCTACCGTGTCGGCCATGTCTCCGAGGCCGATCGCAGATCGCTGATCGATGCCGGTGTTGTCGGTGACATCCTGTACAATTTCATCAATATTGACGGCGAGATCGTGGATCACCCGGTCAACGACCGCGCCATCGCCATCGATATTTCGAAGCTCAAACGCGCCAAGGATGTCGTGCTGATTTCGGGTGGCGCCGAGAAGATCGAGGCGCTCATCGGCACCCTGAAGCTCATCAAGCCATCTTATTTCATCACAGACGAGATCACGGCGGCCACCCTGGCCGACTACGAGACCGCGGCGGGTTGA
- a CDS encoding ABC transporter ATP-binding protein, with protein sequence MTVENSKQTETPILDVHDLSKHYRIGGKFSSNQGTVRALDGVSFKLYRGQTLGVVGESGCGKSTLARTLMRLVTPTSGGALMDGRDIFKLSKEETRQHRKKMQMIFQDPFASLNPRMTVADIITEPWQIFPEVVPVNERRERLAELLTQVGLNPNDGVRYPHQFSGGQKQRIGIARALALNPEVIVCDEPVSALDVSVQAQVINLLKDIQSRLGLSYVFIAHDLSVVRHISDQVAVMYLGKIVEFGDCSEIYRDPKHPYTKALLSNAPSLDPKDKENRVILKGELPSPLNPPSGCNFRTRCNMVFDKCSQSEPALSDRGNRHACACFLDGH encoded by the coding sequence ATGACGGTCGAAAACAGCAAGCAGACGGAAACCCCGATCCTGGACGTGCATGACCTGTCGAAGCACTACCGCATCGGCGGCAAATTCTCCAGCAATCAGGGTACGGTGCGCGCGCTTGATGGCGTCAGCTTCAAACTCTACCGGGGTCAGACCTTGGGGGTCGTCGGCGAATCGGGCTGCGGCAAGTCAACGCTCGCGCGCACGCTGATGAGGCTCGTCACGCCGACCAGCGGCGGTGCGCTGATGGATGGGCGCGATATCTTCAAATTGTCAAAGGAAGAAACACGGCAGCATCGCAAGAAAATGCAGATGATCTTCCAGGACCCCTTTGCGTCCCTCAATCCGAGGATGACGGTTGCGGATATCATCACCGAACCCTGGCAGATCTTTCCCGAGGTTGTTCCGGTAAATGAGCGCCGGGAGCGGCTTGCCGAATTGCTGACGCAGGTGGGCCTTAACCCCAACGATGGCGTTCGCTATCCGCATCAGTTCTCGGGCGGCCAGAAACAGCGTATCGGTATTGCAAGGGCCCTTGCGCTGAACCCGGAGGTGATTGTCTGCGATGAGCCTGTGTCGGCTCTGGACGTTTCTGTACAGGCACAGGTGATCAATCTGCTCAAGGATATTCAGAGCCGGCTTGGTCTGTCCTATGTCTTTATTGCCCACGATCTTTCGGTTGTGCGTCACATATCCGATCAGGTGGCGGTGATGTATCTGGGCAAGATAGTCGAATTCGGCGATTGCTCGGAAATCTATCGTGACCCGAAGCATCCCTACACAAAGGCGCTTTTGTCAAACGCCCCGTCCCTTGATCCGAAGGACAAGGAAAACAGGGTCATCCTGAAGGGCGAGCTTCCGAGCCCGCTCAATCCGCCGAGCGGCTGTAATTTTCGCACCCGCTGCAATATGGTCTTCGACAAATGCAGCCAATCCGAACCCGCGCTCAGCGACCGCGGCAACCGGCATGCCTGCGCCTGCTTCCTTGACGGTCACTGA
- a CDS encoding ABC transporter ATP-binding protein: MADLMPDQNTTEAPILEVSGLNVFFDTPHGKLHAVRDVSLDIRRGEALGVLGESGSGKSVSFNSIMGLLETPPATIQGNVRYGDIDLLNASAEVKRSVHGDRISMVFQDAITSLNPALTVGYQLAEMYRVHRPGTSRQDARKKAIELMEQVKIPAASQRVGYYPHEFSGGMCQRIMIALAIALEPDILIADEPTTALDVTVQGQIMQLLEELRAETNMAMVLITHDIGLVAENTDRLLVMYAGQIVESGPTTDIINGPMHYYTIGLMNSMPTADKKGQELGAIQGSPPVMSALPPGCAFAPRCVGKQQRCLTEVPQSMALPGNRSSACHFAEQLGGGA, from the coding sequence ATGGCTGATCTAATGCCCGATCAAAACACGACCGAAGCTCCGATTCTCGAGGTCTCGGGCCTGAACGTCTTTTTCGACACGCCCCATGGCAAGCTTCATGCCGTGCGGGACGTCAGCCTTGATATCAGGCGCGGTGAGGCCCTGGGTGTGCTTGGAGAATCAGGGTCCGGAAAAAGCGTCAGCTTCAACTCGATCATGGGCCTGTTGGAAACGCCGCCGGCGACCATTCAAGGCAATGTCCGTTATGGGGATATCGATCTCCTCAACGCCTCTGCCGAGGTCAAGAGATCAGTCCATGGAGACCGGATATCGATGGTTTTCCAGGACGCGATCACCTCGCTCAACCCGGCCCTGACTGTTGGATATCAACTGGCCGAAATGTATCGCGTTCACCGGCCTGGCACGTCCAGGCAGGACGCGCGCAAAAAAGCCATCGAACTGATGGAGCAGGTCAAGATTCCGGCCGCCAGCCAGCGTGTCGGCTATTACCCGCACGAGTTTTCAGGCGGCATGTGCCAGCGCATCATGATTGCCCTGGCGATCGCCCTTGAACCCGATATCCTGATTGCCGATGAGCCGACGACCGCTCTCGACGTGACGGTTCAGGGCCAGATCATGCAGTTGCTCGAGGAGCTGCGTGCTGAAACCAATATGGCCATGGTGCTCATCACCCACGATATCGGTCTTGTGGCGGAAAACACCGACCGGCTTCTTGTCATGTATGCGGGACAAATCGTCGAAAGCGGACCGACAACCGATATTATCAACGGGCCGATGCACTACTACACGATCGGATTAATGAACTCGATGCCGACGGCCGACAAGAAAGGCCAGGAGCTCGGCGCAATTCAAGGCTCGCCTCCCGTGATGTCGGCCTTGCCGCCGGGTTGCGCCTTTGCGCCGCGTTGTGTGGGAAAGCAGCAACGCTGCCTGACTGAGGTGCCGCAAAGCATGGCCCTGCCCGGCAATCGCTCGAGTGCCTGCCATTTCGCCGAACAGCTTGGGGGTGGCGCTTAG
- a CDS encoding ABC transporter permease, whose product MEGKLDMPVGTEEEAREQKITFVHILKALLREPVVLPAVIFLLILLIAALFAQFLAPYDPLLPNIFHGQLPPLSYAKGTDGSLQFHLLGTDALGRDLLSRLMYGAQASVAVGVIAVLISSILGTSLGLLAGYYGGWLETVVMRAADGFMAVPSLLVAMFVLFIAGGGLVNMVLVLAAVRWVVYARLARGITLSYRESSFVEAARTIGAGDARIMFRHILPNMVSPLLVLATLEVALMILAEAGLSYLGFGLQPPEPSWGLMIARGREYLREAWWMITFPGLAIFLTTLSLNLLANWVRAISDPVQRWRWLI is encoded by the coding sequence ATGGAAGGCAAGCTGGACATGCCGGTCGGCACCGAGGAAGAAGCCCGCGAGCAGAAGATCACCTTTGTGCACATCCTCAAGGCGTTGCTGCGCGAGCCGGTCGTCCTGCCGGCTGTCATCTTTCTGCTGATCCTGCTCATTGCAGCCCTGTTCGCGCAGTTCCTGGCTCCATACGATCCGTTACTGCCCAACATTTTTCACGGCCAACTGCCGCCTTTATCCTATGCGAAGGGCACCGATGGCTCGTTGCAGTTCCACCTCCTCGGTACGGACGCTCTTGGCCGCGATCTGCTTTCACGGCTGATGTATGGCGCCCAGGCTTCCGTGGCTGTCGGGGTGATCGCCGTGCTCATTTCCTCGATCCTTGGAACGAGCCTCGGTCTCCTGGCCGGGTATTACGGCGGTTGGCTCGAGACCGTCGTCATGAGGGCGGCGGACGGCTTCATGGCGGTGCCGTCACTGCTCGTTGCCATGTTTGTACTCTTCATCGCCGGCGGCGGCCTCGTAAACATGGTGCTGGTGCTGGCGGCCGTGCGTTGGGTTGTCTATGCGCGTCTTGCCCGCGGCATTACGCTGTCCTATCGCGAGTCGTCCTTTGTCGAGGCGGCCCGCACCATCGGCGCGGGCGATGCGCGGATCATGTTTCGCCATATTCTGCCCAATATGGTGTCTCCGCTGCTGGTTCTGGCAACGCTCGAAGTCGCCTTGATGATTTTGGCGGAGGCGGGCCTTAGCTACCTCGGCTTCGGCCTGCAGCCGCCAGAGCCCTCCTGGGGCCTCATGATCGCCAGGGGCAGAGAGTATCTGCGCGAAGCCTGGTGGATGATCACATTCCCCGGACTGGCGATTTTTCTCACGACATTAAGTCTCAATCTGTTGGCCAACTGGGTTCGCGCAATCAGCGATCCCGTGCAGAGGTGGCGATGGCTGATCTAA
- a CDS encoding ABC transporter permease, with product MNRAQINFIIRRIVSSITVLLVVMTLVFLADRQIGDPARMVLGNAATEEAVLELRQRMGLEDPLSEQYVRFIGGIFTGDLGDTFRYGISKPLVHGAFPESRATLPIVLERLPATFFLGAVTILVAIMVAIPIGIYAAMNPRTVADRIIGVFALGCVSVVEYWFALVLILIFAVHLGWLPTSGYGSFSHVILPAIALALRPIGRIAQITRSSIMDELAKPYVAAARGRGIPRWRIAYIHALRNSAVPVITTIGDETVTLVTGVIIVESIFGWPGVGALTVDALAIRDVPLIEATIFVLLIVVLTINLLVDLSYLILDPKLGKG from the coding sequence ATGAATAGAGCCCAGATCAATTTTATAATTCGACGGATCGTTTCTTCAATCACCGTGCTGCTTGTGGTGATGACGCTGGTCTTTCTAGCGGACCGGCAGATCGGTGACCCTGCACGAATGGTGCTCGGCAATGCCGCAACCGAGGAAGCCGTGCTCGAGTTGCGTCAGCGCATGGGTCTGGAGGACCCGCTGTCCGAGCAATATGTGCGCTTCATCGGCGGGATTTTTACCGGTGATCTGGGAGACACGTTTCGATATGGTATCAGCAAGCCGCTGGTTCATGGTGCCTTCCCGGAATCACGTGCCACATTGCCGATCGTACTTGAGAGACTGCCCGCAACCTTCTTTCTGGGAGCGGTGACCATACTGGTCGCCATTATGGTGGCGATACCCATTGGCATCTACGCGGCCATGAACCCGCGAACGGTGGCCGACCGCATCATAGGGGTCTTCGCGCTCGGGTGCGTTTCCGTTGTCGAATACTGGTTCGCACTTGTTCTGATCCTGATCTTCGCAGTGCATCTGGGCTGGCTGCCGACCTCCGGATACGGCTCCTTTTCCCACGTGATCCTTCCTGCGATCGCACTGGCGCTACGGCCCATCGGGCGAATAGCACAGATCACCCGGTCGTCGATCATGGATGAGTTGGCCAAGCCCTATGTCGCAGCGGCGCGGGGCCGGGGAATTCCCCGCTGGCGGATCGCCTATATTCACGCTCTACGAAACTCGGCCGTGCCGGTCATCACGACAATCGGCGACGAGACCGTGACCCTGGTTACCGGCGTCATCATCGTCGAGAGCATTTTCGGATGGCCGGGTGTGGGTGCGCTGACCGTGGATGCCCTGGCGATCCGCGATGTCCCGCTGATCGAGGCAACCATCTTTGTGCTTCTCATCGTTGTCCTGACCATCAATCTGCTCGTCGATCTGAGCTATCTGATCCTCGATCCTAAACTCGGGAAAGGGTAG
- a CDS encoding sugar phosphate isomerase/epimerase family protein has product MKQPELVATYWTMNGDCAPDGQDLVSPIDFRERVEMARDVGYVGIGFHHADVMSVSARLGFDEMKRILDDNGMKYVEVEMITDWFVSGERRKRSDQVRKDLLHAAERLGAWHIKIGGDFDNDGRNDWPMDHMIREYEILCREAADAGTRLSLEILPFANLATIDQGVALRNGAGVDNGGVLVDIWHIARGGMSYDQVRDMPKEAITWVELNDALPEVQGTLFYDTVHCRELPGDGCFDVPAFLHALHDAGYEGPYGVEILSDKHRQLPLFEQAKQGFDATMRQFELLDQRLQA; this is encoded by the coding sequence ATGAAGCAACCGGAACTCGTAGCGACCTACTGGACAATGAACGGCGATTGCGCCCCTGACGGTCAGGACCTGGTCAGCCCGATCGACTTTCGGGAACGGGTCGAGATGGCGCGTGACGTCGGTTATGTCGGTATCGGGTTCCATCATGCTGACGTCATGTCGGTCTCAGCCCGCCTGGGCTTCGATGAAATGAAGCGCATACTTGACGACAACGGCATGAAATATGTCGAAGTCGAGATGATCACCGACTGGTTCGTCAGCGGTGAACGCAGAAAGCGTTCGGATCAGGTTCGAAAAGATCTCCTGCACGCCGCCGAACGCCTCGGAGCCTGGCATATCAAGATTGGCGGCGATTTCGACAACGACGGCAGGAACGACTGGCCCATGGATCACATGATCCGCGAGTATGAAATCCTTTGTCGTGAGGCAGCCGATGCCGGCACCCGCCTGTCCCTCGAGATTCTTCCCTTCGCCAATCTGGCAACGATTGACCAGGGCGTGGCGCTGAGAAACGGAGCAGGAGTCGACAATGGAGGGGTGCTCGTCGACATCTGGCACATTGCCCGCGGCGGCATGAGTTATGATCAGGTCAGGGATATGCCGAAGGAGGCGATCACCTGGGTGGAACTGAACGATGCGCTGCCTGAGGTTCAGGGCACGCTCTTTTACGACACGGTCCACTGCCGCGAACTTCCGGGAGACGGTTGCTTCGACGTTCCGGCCTTTCTCCACGCACTGCATGATGCCGGCTATGAAGGCCCCTATGGTGTCGAGATCCTCTCCGACAAACATCGGCAATTGCCACTTTTTGAGCAGGCGAAGCAGGGCTTCGATGCGACGATGAGACAATTCGAGCTTCTGGATCAGCGACTGCAGGCCTGA
- a CDS encoding sugar ABC transporter substrate-binding protein — MLRARELAVASIAVAGFLYAGAAVAAEKKVIGLAWNAKENAIVLAWERYMQQEAEIQGPEAGFDLEFVINVADADPTRQAANIEDLINQDVDVIIARGEDSAAIGASIRAAARAGIPFITFDKTSSTSQPDAHVGGDTYNQAITTSEAFVKMIEDKGIQAKCIELQGALKDNNAVYRHDAWHLVTDKSDSVETLQTVPTEWNPEIFRSGTVNGFTAHPEANCMFLASDFPISAVRAALESLDRWAPVGEPNHVYIATQDLFPEAVTLMEQGYLDVGTTYDAFEQAQEAIRVAIVLMNGGDPECSDRGCLKSGRVVTPENIGQIENHWAKE, encoded by the coding sequence ATGTTGAGAGCAAGGGAGTTGGCGGTTGCATCAATCGCGGTGGCCGGATTTCTGTATGCCGGAGCAGCGGTCGCGGCCGAAAAAAAGGTCATTGGCCTTGCCTGGAACGCCAAGGAAAACGCCATCGTGCTGGCCTGGGAACGCTACATGCAGCAGGAGGCCGAGATACAGGGGCCGGAAGCGGGGTTTGATCTGGAATTCGTCATCAATGTTGCGGATGCGGACCCGACGCGGCAAGCCGCCAATATTGAAGACCTTATCAACCAGGATGTGGATGTGATCATTGCCCGTGGTGAGGACTCTGCCGCGATCGGCGCCTCCATTCGTGCCGCGGCGCGTGCAGGCATTCCGTTTATCACTTTCGACAAAACCTCATCGACATCGCAACCGGATGCGCATGTGGGTGGCGACACCTACAATCAGGCGATTACGACGTCCGAGGCCTTTGTCAAAATGATCGAGGACAAGGGCATTCAGGCCAAATGTATCGAGTTGCAGGGTGCGCTGAAGGACAACAATGCGGTCTACCGCCACGACGCGTGGCATCTGGTGACTGACAAATCCGATTCAGTCGAAACGCTGCAAACCGTTCCGACCGAATGGAACCCTGAAATTTTCAGGTCCGGCACGGTGAATGGCTTCACTGCGCACCCTGAAGCAAACTGCATGTTCCTTGCCAGCGACTTTCCGATTTCTGCGGTGAGAGCCGCTTTGGAAAGTCTGGACCGCTGGGCGCCCGTCGGTGAGCCCAATCACGTCTATATCGCGACACAGGATCTGTTCCCGGAAGCCGTGACCCTGATGGAGCAGGGCTACCTGGATGTCGGAACGACCTATGATGCCTTTGAGCAGGCACAGGAAGCGATCCGGGTTGCAATCGTACTGATGAACGGCGGCGATCCGGAGTGCAGCGATCGCGGTTGCCTCAAATCCGGCCGTGTGGTGACGCCGGAAAACATCGGTCAAATCGAAAACCACTGGGCCAAGGAATAG